A portion of the Bacteroidota bacterium genome contains these proteins:
- a CDS encoding chemotaxis protein CheA: MATEKSSSEGNQASHAFDGEMAEILESFIVESNEILEKLGQNLLELEKNPADSELHNVIFRAVHTLKGTSSFLGFEQTTALAHSFEDVLNKIRKGELKVSSEKMDVMFEAYDLLKELMHRIENHINDPLDLAGVMLRLDAISANRDEGISAGRERGTQPASADTRIPGGEQQQAETAAASEHEEKSTHELGSAQIAASSMQAKSGDSTIRVDVARLDALMNLVGELVLGRNRLSQVAHQLNEEYEGESLMHELGETNAHIDFITTELQMAVMKTRMVPIAKVFNKLPRLVRELSKETGKEIELKLEGEETELDKSLIEELNDPLIHLLRNSADHGIEVPSERARAGKVSKGTITVRAEQEGNHMVISIHDDGHGMDPETLKAKAVEKGMITETQAREMTQAEAFNLIFAPGFSTAQKVTNVSGRGVGMDVVRTNVEKLKGNIQIQSELNVGTKIIIKLPLTLAIIQALLVEAKKEIFSIPLDSVREVVRVNKKEIATISGSEVIRLRDSVLPLAHLSRVLGSGSDQGCAEWMYIVVVGVGEKNLGIVVDSLLGQKEVVIKTIGEYLGNVRGIAGSTILGDGRVIMIIDIGELMKLCSEQPRAMHAEARVTL; the protein is encoded by the coding sequence ATGGCAACTGAAAAATCATCCTCTGAAGGAAATCAGGCATCTCACGCATTCGACGGCGAAATGGCCGAGATTCTCGAGAGTTTTATCGTTGAATCGAATGAGATCCTTGAAAAACTCGGGCAGAATCTGCTCGAACTCGAAAAGAATCCGGCTGATTCAGAACTGCACAATGTCATCTTCCGGGCGGTTCACACGCTGAAGGGAACATCCTCCTTTCTCGGATTCGAACAAACAACCGCGCTGGCCCATTCATTCGAGGATGTTCTTAATAAAATTCGCAAAGGAGAGCTCAAGGTATCTTCAGAGAAAATGGATGTGATGTTCGAAGCGTACGACCTCCTCAAGGAATTAATGCATCGAATAGAGAACCACATCAACGATCCGCTTGATCTTGCCGGCGTGATGCTCAGGCTCGATGCAATCAGCGCTAACAGGGACGAGGGCATATCCGCCGGGCGGGAGAGAGGGACGCAACCGGCATCGGCGGACACCCGGATTCCGGGGGGCGAACAGCAACAAGCAGAAACTGCTGCGGCAAGCGAGCATGAAGAGAAATCGACTCATGAATTAGGTTCCGCTCAAATCGCCGCATCGTCGATGCAGGCAAAATCGGGGGATTCGACGATCCGAGTCGACGTTGCGCGCCTTGATGCACTCATGAATCTGGTTGGCGAATTGGTGCTTGGCCGGAACCGCTTGTCCCAGGTCGCGCATCAGTTGAACGAAGAGTACGAGGGGGAGTCGTTGATGCATGAACTCGGCGAAACCAACGCGCATATCGATTTCATCACCACCGAACTACAGATGGCCGTCATGAAGACGCGCATGGTCCCCATCGCAAAAGTGTTCAACAAGCTCCCCCGCTTGGTGAGGGAATTATCGAAAGAAACGGGGAAAGAGATCGAGCTTAAGCTGGAAGGGGAAGAAACTGAGCTTGATAAATCGCTCATTGAGGAATTGAACGACCCGCTGATCCATTTGCTCCGCAATTCGGCGGATCACGGGATCGAGGTTCCATCAGAGAGAGCGCGCGCCGGAAAGGTGTCAAAAGGGACGATCACTGTGAGGGCTGAGCAGGAAGGGAACCATATGGTCATCTCGATTCATGATGACGGCCACGGCATGGACCCCGAAACGCTGAAAGCAAAAGCAGTGGAAAAAGGAATGATCACAGAAACCCAGGCGCGGGAGATGACGCAGGCCGAGGCATTCAACCTTATCTTTGCCCCGGGCTTCAGCACGGCTCAAAAGGTAACGAATGTCTCCGGACGCGGCGTCGGAATGGACGTTGTGCGGACGAACGTCGAAAAGTTGAAAGGGAATATCCAGATTCAATCCGAGCTGAACGTCGGAACCAAGATCATCATCAAGCTCCCGCTGACGCTGGCGATCATTCAAGCCCTTCTTGTGGAAGCGAAGAAAGAGATCTTCAGCATACCGCTCGATTCGGTGCGGGAAGTCGTCCGGGTGAATAAAAAGGAAATAGCAACCATCAGCGGCAGCGAGGTCATCCGGCTTCGCGATTCGGTCCTTCCCCTGGCTCATCTTTCACGCGTCCTTGGATCCGGCAGCGACCAGGGATGCGCGGAATGGATGTACATCGTTGTCGTCGGCGTGGGGGAGAAGAACCTTGGGATTGTCGTCGACTCGCTCCTCGGTCAAAAGGAAGTGGTGATCAAGACGATCGGTGAGTACCTCGGGAATGTGCGGGGAATTGCGGGGTCCACGATCCTGGGGGATGGCAGGGTGATCATGATCATCGATATCGGAGAGTTGATGAAGCTTTGTTCGGAACAGCCCAGAGCGATGCATGCGGAAGCGCGGGTGACCCTATGA
- a CDS encoding chemotaxis response regulator protein-glutamate methylesterase: protein MSGIIRVIVVDDSAFMRKSLSMLLESDPGIKVVATARDGKEGIEKIREFKPDIVTMDIEMPVMTGLEALAAIMKEMPLPVLMVSSLTTEGAQATLDALALGAVDFISKELSYVSLDIVKIKDDLISKVKEIVRSRSIIFRLQRIRAVGQHIQAPAAKRPSVRPSVYAPPENREFKAVVLGISTGGPFALLETIPKLPENFPLGIAVVQHMPPRFTFSLAERLNGLSRVHVKEAADGDPLEPGVVYIAPGGRHMTFARSARAVRIRISDEPKNVLYHPSADIMMTSAAETIDSPLLGVIMTGMGKDGLEGLKLIRKKRGYVIAQDQESCVVYGMPKAAIDEGVANMVVPLDSMADTIVKVVQGAD from the coding sequence ATGAGCGGAATCATTAGAGTCATCGTTGTCGACGATTCTGCCTTTATGAGGAAATCTCTTTCGATGCTTCTGGAATCCGACCCGGGCATAAAGGTGGTGGCAACCGCACGCGATGGGAAGGAAGGGATCGAAAAGATCAGGGAGTTCAAGCCGGATATCGTCACGATGGACATCGAAATGCCGGTAATGACCGGCCTTGAAGCGCTGGCGGCCATCATGAAGGAGATGCCCCTCCCTGTTCTGATGGTCAGCTCGTTGACGACCGAAGGAGCTCAGGCGACCCTCGATGCGCTTGCCCTTGGAGCTGTCGATTTCATCTCGAAAGAGCTCTCATATGTCTCTTTGGATATCGTCAAAATTAAGGACGACCTGATTTCAAAGGTCAAAGAAATTGTCCGCAGCCGTTCCATCATCTTTCGCCTGCAGCGAATCAGAGCTGTGGGCCAGCATATCCAGGCACCGGCAGCAAAAAGGCCTTCGGTGCGGCCGTCCGTCTATGCTCCCCCGGAGAATAGAGAATTCAAAGCCGTCGTGCTTGGAATTTCAACGGGAGGGCCGTTCGCCCTCCTTGAGACAATTCCGAAGCTTCCGGAGAACTTTCCCCTGGGTATCGCCGTTGTGCAGCACATGCCCCCCCGTTTTACGTTTTCGCTTGCGGAGAGGCTGAACGGTTTGAGCCGGGTTCACGTGAAAGAGGCCGCTGACGGCGATCCTCTGGAGCCCGGAGTTGTTTACATCGCCCCGGGGGGAAGGCACATGACCTTTGCGCGATCGGCTAGAGCTGTCCGGATAAGGATCTCCGACGAACCGAAAAATGTTCTGTACCATCCTTCCGCCGATATTATGATGACTTCTGCAGCCGAAACTATCGACAGCCCTTTACTGGGAGTCATCATGACCGGCATGGGGAAGGATGGTCTTGAAGGGCTGAAGTTGATACGAAAAAAACGGGGCTATGTCATCGCGCAGGATCAGGAATCGTGCGTTGTTTACGGAATGCCGAAGGCTGCCATCGACGAGGGAGTTGCAAACATGGTTGTGCCTCTTGACTCAATGGCCGATACGATTGTCAAGGTTGTGCAGGGAGCTGATTGA
- the flgB gene encoding flagellar basal body rod protein FlgB, which translates to MKLFDTTKVPLLGKALDVYTLRQKVIASNIANITTVGYRAKSVTFEDQMAGSLQRGGTNQAVTNEGHLSGTPANVANADPQIIDAPTENSLSGDPLASGLNNVDIDSEMANLAKNQIRFKFAARLLTDTFRDIQDSIKGTQT; encoded by the coding sequence GTGAAACTTTTCGACACGACCAAAGTCCCGCTTCTTGGAAAAGCCCTGGATGTCTACACCCTTCGTCAGAAAGTAATCGCTTCAAACATTGCCAACATCACCACGGTAGGATATCGCGCCAAAAGCGTCACGTTCGAAGACCAGATGGCCGGGTCGCTCCAGCGGGGAGGAACGAACCAGGCAGTGACGAATGAAGGGCATCTTTCAGGAACACCCGCCAATGTTGCTAATGCCGACCCTCAGATCATCGATGCGCCGACGGAGAATTCGCTCAGCGGCGATCCTCTTGCAAGCGGCCTCAACAATGTCGACATCGACAGCGAAATGGCAAACCTCGCTAAAAACCAGATCCGGTTCAAATTTGCGGCGCGCCTTTTGACCGATACCTTCAGGGATATTCAGGACAGTATTAAGGGCACACAAACATGA
- the flgC gene encoding flagellar basal body rod protein FlgC produces MKLDKLFSGFNISAMGLTAQRKRMNAIANNMANAETTKTEDGGPYRRKIVVVKGTSDQSFSSTLSTMTMKLATTNEGHISDAADGTASEGGASGSVQSSEEVDSSPFKMVYDPGHPDANKDGYVKMPNVNVVTEMVDMISATRSYEANVTAIDGAKTMAKDALEI; encoded by the coding sequence ATGAAATTAGATAAACTTTTTTCAGGGTTTAACATCAGCGCAATGGGGCTTACGGCGCAGCGCAAGAGGATGAACGCCATCGCCAATAACATGGCGAACGCAGAAACGACAAAAACGGAAGACGGCGGACCATACCGCCGTAAAATCGTCGTCGTGAAGGGAACCTCGGATCAGTCGTTCTCTTCTACCTTGAGTACGATGACCATGAAACTTGCCACGACGAACGAGGGGCATATTTCCGATGCAGCGGACGGAACCGCATCGGAAGGCGGTGCGAGCGGCAGCGTTCAATCGTCGGAGGAGGTCGACAGCTCTCCGTTTAAGATGGTTTACGATCCCGGGCATCCCGACGCGAACAAAGACGGCTATGTGAAGATGCCGAACGTCAACGTTGTGACTGAAATGGTGGATATGATTTCGGCGACGCGTTCATACGAAGCGAACGTGACGGCGATCGACGGGGCAAAGACCATGGCTAAAGACGCACTGGAGATTTGA
- the fliE gene encoding flagellar hook-basal body complex protein FliE encodes MKINQALTLLPNVGGPSNGNEINGALKESGASFGQTLSQAITDVNNLQSEAGKAVDSMVAGEGTDLHDVMIAVEKARTSFDLLMEIRNKTIDMYQEIMRIQV; translated from the coding sequence ATGAAAATCAATCAAGCGCTCACGCTGCTGCCGAATGTCGGCGGTCCCTCAAATGGGAACGAGATCAACGGCGCCCTGAAGGAATCGGGGGCTTCGTTCGGTCAAACGCTCTCCCAGGCGATTACCGACGTCAACAACCTCCAATCCGAAGCGGGTAAGGCGGTGGACAGCATGGTAGCAGGGGAAGGGACCGACCTTCACGACGTGATGATCGCCGTTGAAAAGGCGCGGACCAGCTTCGATCTCCTCATGGAGATCCGCAACAAGACGATCGATATGTACCAGGAAATAATGAGAATTCAGGTGTAA
- the fliF gene encoding flagellar basal-body MS-ring/collar protein FliF codes for MAETQSVNQLTQFFRRLTFRQRVMFGTVAVVAAVAISSLVSVVNRPSYATLFSNVSPQDASKIVDKLKEKNVPYSLEDGGRSILVPKQQVYDLRLSLAGEGLPQSSVIGYEIFDRTNLGISDFVQKINYRRALEGELARTILELEEVEGARVHIVVPEKALFKEDEKTATASVVLKLKSGKPLRQETIQSIAHLVASSVEGLEANNVTIVDSRGALLSENTKPNSLTALTSTQYELQQKVESYLAQKAQNLLEGVVGPGNALVQVNADLDFTQAEKNLEQYDPENTAVRSEQTSEEKNSLSDSLPPSTHTSSVTNYEINKTVEHIVESVGSVKRLSVAAMINGTQKTVEKNGQKTVEYTPLQTEELNQLTDIVKRAVGYAPQRNDEISVVNLQFGNALQQEDLVYKDQPGADWYDIGEKALLVGFMLAALFIIRSLVNKTVVHSREDEAAFEMRNPEGVLVSKKSSIRLPSPEEEISEDALLRAEKRKRIAEYVNDKPEDAARLLKVWLAEE; via the coding sequence ATGGCAGAAACTCAATCGGTGAATCAACTCACCCAATTTTTCCGCAGGCTTACCTTCCGACAGCGAGTGATGTTCGGCACCGTGGCCGTTGTTGCGGCTGTCGCGATCTCGAGCCTCGTCAGCGTTGTGAACCGTCCTTCCTACGCGACCCTCTTCAGCAACGTCAGCCCGCAGGATGCTTCGAAGATCGTCGACAAGTTGAAGGAGAAGAATGTTCCATACTCGCTCGAGGACGGCGGAAGGTCGATCCTTGTCCCCAAGCAGCAGGTCTATGACCTGCGTCTGTCGCTTGCGGGCGAGGGGCTGCCTCAGTCGAGCGTGATAGGGTATGAAATTTTTGACCGGACCAATTTAGGCATTTCGGATTTTGTGCAGAAGATCAACTACCGGCGGGCGCTTGAGGGGGAGCTTGCAAGGACGATCCTGGAGCTTGAGGAGGTCGAAGGGGCGCGCGTCCACATTGTGGTGCCGGAGAAAGCCCTGTTCAAGGAGGACGAAAAAACCGCGACGGCATCGGTGGTCCTCAAGCTAAAATCCGGGAAACCGCTGCGCCAGGAAACGATCCAGAGCATTGCGCATCTCGTCGCGAGCAGCGTCGAAGGGCTGGAGGCGAACAATGTGACCATCGTCGATTCGCGCGGCGCTTTACTCTCCGAGAACACAAAACCGAACTCGCTGACCGCGCTGACATCCACGCAATATGAGCTCCAGCAAAAAGTCGAATCATATCTTGCCCAAAAAGCGCAAAACCTCTTGGAAGGAGTCGTCGGCCCGGGAAACGCCCTGGTGCAGGTGAATGCAGATCTGGATTTCACGCAGGCGGAAAAGAACCTCGAGCAGTATGACCCGGAAAACACCGCAGTGCGCAGCGAGCAGACCTCGGAAGAGAAGAATTCGCTGAGCGACTCTCTTCCGCCGTCCACGCACACGAGCTCGGTGACGAACTATGAGATCAACAAGACGGTCGAGCACATTGTTGAAAGCGTCGGCTCGGTCAAACGCCTCTCCGTCGCGGCGATGATCAACGGGACACAAAAGACGGTCGAGAAGAACGGACAGAAGACCGTTGAGTATACCCCGCTTCAAACGGAAGAGCTCAATCAGCTGACGGACATCGTCAAACGTGCGGTCGGATACGCTCCCCAGCGGAACGATGAAATTTCGGTTGTCAACCTGCAGTTTGGCAATGCCTTGCAGCAGGAAGATCTGGTGTACAAGGATCAGCCGGGAGCCGATTGGTATGACATCGGCGAGAAAGCTCTTCTTGTAGGATTCATGCTCGCGGCGCTCTTTATCATCCGTTCGCTTGTCAACAAAACGGTCGTGCATTCCAGAGAAGATGAAGCGGCCTTTGAAATGAGAAACCCTGAAGGCGTTCTCGTCTCAAAGAAATCGTCCATTCGTCTTCCTTCTCCTGAAGAGGAGATCTCAGAGGATGCGCTTCTCAGGGCGGAGAAAAGAAAGCGGATCGCGGAGTACGTGAACGACAAGCCCGAAGACGCGGCACGACTGCTTAAAGTGTGGTTGGCGGAAGAATAA
- the fliG gene encoding flagellar motor switch protein FliG, whose amino-acid sequence MPEAQLSSKQKAALLVLSLDVEAATRIMRKLSQQEIEDLTLEITNVKGVSSHVIDNVADEFHQLIVAQQYVVQGGLDYAQQLLEHTLGFAKAADVLEKVKVLSHVTGFDMLKKADPKQLAGFLQKEHPQTIALILSNLSPEQTAQVLSEFSDELRNDVTFRISTLGKVNPALLSEMEAVLEDIAEAEISQSMSSLGGTKSVAAILNRCSTAEAKIILESIEQKNPQLAGEIKRLMFLFEDLLFVDDKGIQRILREVDKKDLAMSMKVSEDKLKQKIFSNMSERAQELLKEELQYMGPVRLKDVEMAQTRIVEIVKQLEDQGEIVVAGRGGKEEVFV is encoded by the coding sequence ATGCCAGAAGCGCAATTATCCAGCAAACAAAAAGCGGCGTTACTCGTTCTCTCTCTTGACGTCGAAGCGGCGACGCGCATCATGCGGAAACTCAGCCAGCAGGAGATCGAAGACCTGACGCTCGAGATCACGAACGTGAAAGGCGTCTCGTCGCACGTGATCGATAACGTCGCTGACGAATTCCATCAGCTCATTGTTGCGCAGCAGTACGTTGTTCAGGGGGGATTGGATTACGCCCAGCAGCTCCTCGAACATACGCTCGGTTTCGCCAAGGCCGCGGACGTGCTGGAGAAGGTCAAGGTGCTCTCTCACGTGACCGGCTTCGATATGTTGAAAAAGGCCGACCCGAAACAGCTCGCGGGGTTTCTCCAAAAGGAGCATCCCCAGACGATCGCTCTGATCCTTTCCAACCTGAGCCCGGAACAGACCGCCCAGGTGCTTTCGGAATTTTCCGACGAGCTCCGCAACGATGTCACGTTCAGGATCTCGACCCTGGGCAAAGTGAACCCCGCGCTCCTTTCGGAAATGGAGGCAGTCCTTGAAGATATTGCCGAAGCCGAGATCAGCCAGAGCATGAGCTCGCTGGGAGGGACAAAATCGGTGGCGGCCATTCTCAACCGCTGCAGCACCGCGGAAGCGAAGATCATTCTTGAAAGCATCGAACAGAAGAACCCGCAGCTTGCCGGAGAGATCAAACGTCTGATGTTCCTGTTCGAAGACCTCCTCTTCGTCGACGATAAAGGGATTCAGCGTATCCTTCGCGAAGTGGATAAGAAGGACCTGGCGATGTCGATGAAGGTCTCCGAGGACAAATTGAAGCAGAAGATTTTCAGCAATATGTCCGAACGAGCGCAGGAACTGCTCAAAGAGGAATTGCAGTATATGGGTCCGGTTCGTCTCAAGGATGTGGAGATGGCGCAGACGCGCATCGTCGAGATCGTCAAACAGCTTGAGGACCAGGGAGAAATCGTTGTCGCCGGAAGAGGCGGCAAGGAGGAAGTGTTTGTCTGA
- a CDS encoding flagellar assembly protein FliH, with protein MIKLRRLVGSARLTRYEVTDIPFPELTPRPEAEPMNSVETPAALVDEEMVSTVLMKRKTIEGDGMIQRSLDHEYQRGFDDGCKSVEKRLREEFETRVSDERKKTTFKVIVQLESLMENIRKEFSQMQQRSEEIVIRFTLAVAEQILRREVILDNTVVLQQIKEGLRRVLGVDNIKVRVNPVDEAMVREHRAAIASGSDSLRDMLIEADEKVERGGCILESDSGNVDVRISTQMKKIEAALLENIQ; from the coding sequence GTGATCAAATTGCGCAGGCTCGTCGGGAGCGCCAGGCTGACCCGCTATGAGGTGACCGACATTCCATTCCCGGAATTGACGCCGAGACCCGAGGCGGAGCCGATGAATTCGGTGGAAACGCCCGCCGCGCTGGTGGATGAAGAAATGGTCTCAACGGTCCTCATGAAGCGTAAAACTATCGAAGGAGACGGGATGATCCAGCGCTCCCTCGACCACGAATATCAGCGGGGGTTCGACGACGGCTGCAAGTCCGTTGAGAAGAGGCTGCGGGAAGAATTTGAAACGCGTGTAAGCGATGAGCGAAAAAAGACAACCTTCAAGGTGATCGTCCAGCTCGAGTCGCTGATGGAGAATATCAGAAAAGAATTTTCTCAGATGCAGCAACGGTCCGAAGAGATCGTCATCAGGTTTACGCTTGCCGTGGCAGAACAGATCCTCCGCCGGGAAGTGATCCTCGATAATACGGTGGTGCTGCAACAGATCAAAGAAGGCCTGCGGAGGGTCCTCGGCGTGGACAATATCAAAGTACGCGTGAACCCGGTCGATGAAGCGATGGTGAGGGAACACCGTGCAGCGATCGCGTCGGGTTCCGATTCGCTGAGGGACATGCTGATCGAAGCGGACGAAAAGGTCGAGCGCGGGGGCTGCATTCTCGAAAGTGATTCGGGAAATGTCGATGTCCGTATCTCGACCCAAATGAAGAAAATCGAGGCGGCGCTGCTCGAGAATATCCAATGA
- the fliI gene encoding flagellar protein export ATPase FliI, whose translation MTPPHENGTGGIDERKFDLFNNFEGYLAKLRNLDLIKVNGRVTQVIGLVIESIGPNSSLGEVCIVKSKGGEDVCLSEVVGFRNNRVLSMVLGEANRVSPGSEIVATGKTLSVNVGDALLGRVIDGLGQPIDGKGPLQTSEIRSIYNAPPSPLERRRITEPIVTGIRSIDSLLSCGKGQRIGIFAGSGVGKSVTLGMIARDTSADVNVIALVGERGREVGEFLDRELGAEGLKRSVVVVATSDQAALIRIKAAFMATSIAEYFRDQGKDVMLLMDSVTRLAMSQREVGLAIGEPPTTKGYTPSVFAILPKLLERAGNAKKGSITGLYTVLVEGDDMNEPVADAVRSILDGHIVLSRRLASAGHYPAVDVLESVSRVMPAITTPEHRQAAQRLLDLMATYREAEDLINIGAYVKGSNPRIDAAVAKIEAIRTFLRQAPDEKEDMKESIQRLIGLMKV comes from the coding sequence ATGACGCCGCCCCATGAGAATGGGACGGGCGGGATCGATGAGCGGAAGTTCGACCTGTTCAATAATTTCGAAGGCTATTTGGCAAAGCTGCGCAACCTCGACCTGATCAAAGTGAACGGACGTGTCACCCAGGTGATCGGCCTGGTGATCGAATCGATCGGGCCGAATTCGTCGCTCGGAGAAGTGTGTATCGTGAAGTCGAAAGGGGGAGAAGATGTCTGTCTGTCGGAAGTCGTCGGCTTCAGAAATAACCGCGTGCTCTCGATGGTGCTCGGCGAGGCGAATAGGGTCAGCCCGGGAAGCGAAATAGTTGCCACCGGAAAGACCTTGTCGGTGAACGTCGGCGACGCATTGCTCGGTAGAGTCATCGACGGTCTCGGACAGCCGATCGACGGGAAAGGGCCGCTGCAGACCTCGGAAATCCGTTCGATCTATAATGCGCCGCCGAGCCCGCTCGAACGCCGGCGCATTACGGAGCCGATCGTCACCGGGATCCGGTCGATCGATTCTCTCCTCTCCTGCGGCAAGGGGCAGCGCATCGGAATCTTTGCAGGAAGTGGTGTCGGCAAAAGCGTGACGCTCGGGATGATCGCACGGGATACCAGCGCCGACGTCAACGTGATCGCCCTCGTCGGAGAGCGGGGAAGAGAGGTAGGGGAATTTCTCGACAGGGAGCTTGGCGCCGAAGGGTTGAAGCGTTCCGTGGTCGTCGTGGCGACAAGCGACCAGGCGGCATTGATCAGAATTAAAGCGGCATTCATGGCGACGAGCATCGCCGAATATTTTCGCGACCAGGGAAAAGATGTCATGCTCCTCATGGATTCCGTCACCCGTCTTGCAATGTCCCAGCGCGAGGTAGGACTGGCTATCGGCGAACCGCCGACGACAAAAGGATATACCCCTTCCGTCTTTGCGATCCTGCCCAAGCTTCTGGAGCGCGCCGGTAATGCGAAAAAGGGAAGCATCACGGGATTATACACCGTGCTCGTCGAAGGAGACGATATGAACGAGCCTGTCGCAGACGCGGTCCGGTCGATCCTGGACGGCCATATCGTTCTTTCGAGGCGGCTCGCTTCGGCGGGACACTACCCGGCCGTCGATGTCCTCGAAAGTGTCAGCAGGGTCATGCCGGCAATAACGACGCCCGAGCACCGGCAAGCCGCACAGCGCCTGTTGGACCTGATGGCAACGTATCGCGAGGCCGAAGACCTTATTAACATCGGGGCGTACGTGAAGGGGAGCAATCCCCGCATCGATGCCGCGGTTGCAAAGATCGAGGCGATCAGGACGTTCCTGCGCCAGGCCCCGGATGAAAAAGAAGATATGAAAGAAAGCATTCAACGTTTGATCGGTTTGATGAAAGTGTAA
- the fliJ gene encoding flagellar export protein FliJ, with the protein MQFVDTGLATVLKVKKYQEKKAHEELVHLLRSKDVEQAALSDLNDRRENAMSEAVRVSRSRALELQTSRAFLKTLSTEIRQKEKKVNEIQLQENDKRSELVERTQSKQMVENLDQRRQAEFIREADRKEQRLIDVLAQRVTREI; encoded by the coding sequence ATGCAATTTGTAGACACTGGTCTGGCAACTGTACTCAAAGTCAAGAAGTATCAGGAAAAGAAGGCGCACGAAGAACTCGTTCATCTCCTTCGCTCAAAAGACGTCGAACAGGCGGCGCTCTCCGATCTGAATGACCGGAGAGAAAATGCCATGTCGGAGGCGGTGCGCGTTTCAAGGTCCAGGGCGCTGGAATTGCAAACGAGCCGTGCTTTTTTGAAGACCCTTTCGACCGAAATTCGCCAGAAGGAGAAAAAAGTCAATGAGATCCAGCTTCAGGAGAACGATAAGCGTTCCGAGCTCGTCGAACGAACGCAGTCAAAACAAATGGTAGAAAATCTCGACCAGCGGAGGCAGGCGGAATTCATACGTGAGGCGGACCGGAAGGAACAACGACTTATCGACGTTCTCGCTCAACGCGTAACTCGGGAGATCTAG